The following proteins are co-located in the Besnoitia besnoiti strain Bb-Ger1 chromosome Unknown contig00007, whole genome shotgun sequence genome:
- a CDS encoding oxidoreductase, short chain dehydrogenase/reductase family protein (encoded by transcript BESB_070550) — MGNALLPWVRYHTRGSFSRDGVYMDPTSRFPQLSLFFTEPVVHASVFGLASVAAVLLRPLFCGDAPPLPPWPAAAAAQAAQAEGGVLSCLFALFSLAPRFAVEYAPSYLLTCVAPLHRAYLFGRSLVLPPRFLLCPFFSCAVYLAFLALTLYFWYALLRRLASGFRLPAALRDVRGSCASAAPLAREAPAAASAAFPSVRAFAAAFSARAVVDSAFKMRASAAARGGRFLPLRNRRVVVTGGAGGIGRETARQLALWGAHVLIGCRSSVDEGRRVAEEIELEVAAAAARGEGAHPGKVSVAHLDLCAFPSVRAFAAFALHLLDGHVDLLINNAGVMMLPHLTIADSCGFEKQFTTNHLGHFLLTLLLLPALRRAAQQAPAPPPRPAETAEAQAAEAAAAAEASALDSRCLGRVINVASCAQVWHAPGFRALDAACTPEALAAAGVALAKPLEALQGLTPVSPVGYDRLKAYGNSKLANIWFTKELQRRLIAEARAAAQTPEEGTAAGGGAKADAGAAAAEASREASESIAYEPLPPGTVGVYAVHPGSVRTSLMRHVVADSKLKALFFDTFLAHTVMKSPRDGAATQLLLCIADREHLLPGAYYADGGPSWVVPAANDDERMRELWAVSEVVCFGGLGSQTYVK, encoded by the coding sequence ATGGGGAACGCGCTCCTCCCGTGGGTCCGGTACCACACGCGAGGCTCGTTTTCTCGCGACGGGGTGTATATGGACCCGACGTCTCGGTTCCCCCAGTTGTCCCTGTTTTTCACCGAGCCTGTGGTGCATGCGTCggtcttcggcctcgcctccgtcgcagccgtcctcctccgtccGCTCTTCTGTGGCGACGCtcccccgctgccgccttggcccgccgccgccgcggcgcaggccgcgcaggccgagggcggcgtcctctcctgcctcttcgccctcttctcgctcgcgcctcgcttcgccgtTGAGTACGCGCCCAGCTACCTGCTCacctgcgtcgcgccgctgcatcgcGCCTACCTCTTTggccgcagcctcgtgctgccgccgcgcttcctcctctgccctttcttctcctgcgccgTGTACCTGGCGTTCCTTGCGCTCACTCTCTACTTCTGgtacgcgctgctgcggcggctggcgagcggcttccggctgccggcggcacTGCGCGACGTgcgcggctcctgcgcctccgctgcaccgcttgcccgcgaggcgcctgcagcggcgtcggcggccttccCCTCCGtccgcgcgttcgccgccgccttctccgcgcgggcggTCGTCGACTCGGCGTTCAAGAtgcgcgccagcgcggcggcgcgcggcgggcgcttcctgccgctgcgcaaTCGGCGCGTTGTCGTgactggcggcgccggcggcatcGGGCGCGAGACGGCTCGCCAGCTCGCGCTCTGGGGCGCCCACGTGCTCatcggctgccgcagcagcgtggACGAGGGTCGGCGGGTCGCCGAGGAAATCGAACTcgaggtcgccgccgccgccgcgcgcggcgaaggcgcccacCCCGGGAAGGTCTCCGTCGCGCACCTGGATCTCTGCGCGTTCCCCTCagtccgcgccttcgcggccttcgcgctgcATCTCCTCGATGGGCACGTCGACCTCTTGATCAACAACGCGGGTGTGATGATGTTGCCGCACCTGACCATCGCCGACAGCTGCGGCTTCGAGAAGCAGTTCACCACCAACCACCTGGGTCACTTTCTCCTcacgctcctcctcctgcccgccctccgcagagccgcgcagcaggccccCGCGCCACCCCCCAGGCCCGCGGAGACTGCTGAGGCGCAGGctgccgaggctgcggccgccgctgaggcCTCGGCTCTTGACTCGCGCTGCCTGGGACGTGTCATCAACGTGGCGTCCTGCGCGCAGGTCTGGCACGCGCCGGGTTTTCGCGCGCTGGACGCCGCCTGCACAcccgaggcgctcgcggccgccggcgtggCGCTCGCGAAGCCCCTCGAGGCCCTTCAGGGGCTGACGCCCGTGTCGCCCGTGGGCTACGACAGGCTCAAGGCGTACGGGAACTCGAAGCTCGCCAACATCTGGTTCACGAAGGAGCTCCAGCGCAGACTGAttgccgaggcgcgcgcggcagcccagacgccggaggaggggaccgcagccggcggcggcgcgaaggccgacgccggcgcggcagcggcggaagcctCGCGGGAGGCCTCGGAGTCGATTGCCTacgagccgctgccgccggggACTGTGGGCGTCTACGCGGTGCATCCTGGCAGCGTGCGGACGAGCCTGATGCGGCACGTGGTCGCGGACAGCAAGTTGAAGGCTTTATTCTTCGACACGTTCCTCGCGCACACGGTGATGAAGTCGCCGCGGGAcggcgcagccacgcagctCCTGCTCTGCATCGCCGACCGAGAGCACCTGCTGCCTGGCGCCTACtacgcagacggcggcccGAGCTGGGTCGTCCCCGCCGCGAATGACgacgagcgcatgcgcgaacTCTGGGCTGTCAGCGAGGTCGTCtgcttcggcggcctcggcagcCAGACCTACGTGAAGTAG